Proteins from a genomic interval of Corynebacterium freiburgense:
- a CDS encoding DNA repair helicase XPB has translation MSFGDGPLIVQSDKTVLLEVDHPLGDEARAALAPFAELERAPEHVHTYRITPLALWNARAAGHDAEQVVDVLERYSRFPVPQPLLIDVAETMARYGRVRLHKHPAHGLILESSETAILTEITLHKKIKPMLGQVIDSETVVVHPSERGRLKQELFKIGWPAEDLAGYVDGEAHPIALSQDQETWELRDYQRRAADSFWQGGSGVVVLPCGAGKTMVGAAAMAKAQTTTLILVTNTVAGRQWRSELLRRTSLTEDEIGEYSGEKKEIRPVTIATYQVMVRKTKGEYRALELFDNHDWGLIIYDEVHLLPAPVFRMTSDLQSRRRLGLTATLIREDGCEGDVFSLIGPKRYDAPWKDLENQGFIATADCVEIRTTMTDAERRAYSLADSREHYRLAACAATKMPVVRKLLEMHAGQPTLIIGAYLDQLEQIGTELGVPVIEGKTPTRLREKLFSAFRRGEINVLVVSKVANFSIDLPEAAVAIQVSGTFGSRQEEAQRLGRLLRPKADGGQAHFYSVVSRDTKDTLYAAHRQRFLAEQGYAYRILDAIDILRPMKEN, from the coding sequence GTGTCCTTTGGAGATGGACCACTTATTGTCCAATCCGATAAAACTGTCTTGCTAGAGGTGGATCATCCGCTTGGCGACGAAGCCCGCGCCGCCCTAGCTCCCTTCGCCGAGCTCGAACGCGCACCCGAACATGTGCATACCTATCGGATTACTCCCCTAGCATTGTGGAACGCCCGCGCAGCTGGCCACGACGCAGAACAAGTAGTCGATGTATTAGAGCGTTATTCGCGCTTTCCGGTTCCACAACCATTGCTTATCGACGTCGCCGAAACTATGGCACGCTATGGACGCGTACGTTTACACAAACACCCCGCCCACGGGTTGATCTTGGAATCCAGTGAAACCGCCATTCTGACTGAAATTACCTTGCATAAGAAAATCAAACCTATGTTGGGGCAGGTAATTGATTCGGAAACCGTAGTAGTGCACCCATCAGAACGTGGACGGCTTAAGCAAGAGTTATTTAAAATCGGCTGGCCAGCCGAGGACTTAGCCGGATATGTTGATGGTGAGGCCCATCCAATTGCGCTTTCGCAAGACCAAGAAACCTGGGAGCTTCGGGATTATCAGCGACGCGCGGCAGACTCCTTTTGGCAGGGCGGCTCTGGAGTTGTGGTGCTTCCATGTGGTGCCGGAAAAACTATGGTTGGGGCGGCAGCGATGGCAAAAGCCCAAACCACCACTCTGATTTTGGTAACCAATACGGTTGCTGGGCGGCAATGGCGCTCGGAATTACTTCGCCGCACTTCACTAACCGAAGATGAAATCGGCGAATACTCTGGTGAAAAGAAGGAAATCCGTCCAGTAACTATTGCCACCTATCAGGTAATGGTGCGGAAAACCAAGGGCGAATATCGGGCGCTTGAACTCTTTGATAATCACGATTGGGGCCTGATTATCTATGATGAAGTCCACCTCCTGCCCGCGCCGGTTTTCCGTATGACCTCTGATTTGCAGTCCCGACGCCGCCTTGGACTTACCGCCACATTAATCCGTGAAGATGGCTGTGAGGGCGATGTGTTTTCCTTAATCGGGCCGAAGCGTTATGACGCTCCCTGGAAGGACCTGGAAAACCAAGGGTTTATTGCTACTGCGGATTGCGTGGAAATCCGCACCACTATGACCGATGCGGAACGTCGAGCCTATTCACTTGCCGATTCCCGCGAACACTACCGGCTTGCCGCCTGCGCGGCCACGAAAATGCCTGTGGTGCGGAAGCTTTTGGAAATGCACGCTGGACAACCCACCCTTATTATTGGCGCGTATTTGGACCAATTAGAACAAATAGGCACTGAGCTTGGAGTTCCGGTCATTGAAGGGAAAACCCCAACCAGACTCCGGGAAAAACTCTTTAGTGCATTTCGACGCGGCGAGATAAATGTCTTGGTAGTAAGTAAAGTGGCAAACTTTTCTATTGACCTCCCGGAAGCCGCAGTGGCCATCCAAGTTTCCGGAACCTTTGGATCGCGGCAAGAAGAAGCGCAACGCCTTGGCCGATTGCTGCGTCCCAAGGCTGATGGTGGTCAAGCACATTTCTATTCCGTGGTGAGTCGGGATACTAAAGACACATTGTATGCCGCACACCGACAACGCTTTCTTGCCGAACAGGGTTACGCATACCGAATCCTCGACGCAATAGATATCCTCCGACCCATGAAAGAAAACTAA
- a CDS encoding helicase-associated domain-containing protein, with amino-acid sequence MSKSVDLPEEFGSFRDWLMSLDNAALEELFELRPDVLHPPPPSFGVLAARLQLWQSLALALSQLNAVDLLVLEAAADLGGELTPVDAPAVVSWVLECVNGSRFEPPQDKDLNEAIRKLRALALIFGSKKRFRVVSEVMATLPIDWQLLPEPGVPSPSYSEAQEFIEHADSRCRKILETLLDSGGSGITKDADEDADPQRPIPILLAAGLLLRVDSRTVRLAPVTRRVLWDLGPLDIPFVPPFPDISSDDQQFDQADRGATAAGLEVVRHMGELISVLGDSPVACLRDGSIGVRSVQRLSKELDISQFEVCRLVCLGVTAGLLDTGIPELATEGTELKPVLAPTVDADAWLATDLHVRWAMLIQAWSGSYFGAWCVVRPVNLLHVNTFLPALRKTKQLLLSQFVRAGKMSLDQALSMAGFYAPLDASNMQYPKEVLDEAVWLGVLDADFSPTHMAKALIEDPAQLEKATALATPATVDYFIAQGDMTILVPGPLEPVIQRKLELLADLESPGLASVYRISEGSLQRALDAGLGAEDIASFLRDYIKGEVPQAISYLLADLGRQHGDLRGGKALSYVRCQDTDLLEHAVSVTPELRLIAPTVAISHLSLGSILESLQRGGFRPVAEDAHGFTIDMRPSPTRLISGTTVQLAPELPKIDAAEVIAELRQNTNKATTENSSPNILSTLQAAVRSKRRVTLGFVDKHGVASVRVVQPMSVTGGQLDALEPLTGAIHRYQLHRITSVIVDN; translated from the coding sequence ATGTCTAAGAGTGTTGATTTGCCAGAAGAGTTTGGTTCGTTTCGGGATTGGCTGATGTCACTGGATAATGCCGCCTTAGAGGAACTGTTTGAGCTTCGCCCAGATGTTTTACATCCACCACCTCCCAGTTTTGGGGTTTTAGCTGCTCGTTTACAATTGTGGCAGTCTCTTGCACTGGCACTTTCGCAATTGAATGCGGTGGATCTTTTGGTTTTGGAAGCGGCAGCAGATTTGGGTGGAGAGTTGACCCCGGTGGATGCCCCCGCTGTGGTGTCGTGGGTTTTAGAATGTGTAAATGGTTCACGTTTTGAACCTCCGCAGGATAAGGATCTTAATGAGGCGATTCGAAAGCTACGGGCACTGGCTCTGATCTTTGGCTCTAAAAAGCGTTTTCGGGTGGTGTCGGAGGTGATGGCAACGTTACCTATAGATTGGCAACTATTACCGGAGCCTGGAGTGCCTTCTCCTTCGTATTCAGAGGCGCAGGAGTTTATTGAGCATGCGGATTCTCGGTGCCGCAAGATTTTAGAAACGTTACTGGATTCGGGTGGTTCTGGGATCACAAAGGATGCAGATGAAGATGCTGATCCTCAGCGTCCTATTCCGATATTATTGGCGGCGGGGTTATTGCTCCGGGTGGATTCGCGAACTGTTCGTTTAGCGCCAGTGACTCGGCGGGTGTTATGGGATTTAGGTCCTTTGGATATTCCGTTTGTGCCGCCATTCCCGGATATAAGTTCGGATGATCAACAGTTTGATCAAGCAGATCGTGGGGCGACTGCAGCGGGCCTCGAAGTAGTCCGACATATGGGGGAATTGATTTCCGTTTTGGGGGATTCGCCAGTGGCGTGTTTACGGGATGGTTCGATCGGGGTTCGTAGTGTTCAGCGCTTGTCAAAAGAGCTAGATATTAGCCAATTTGAAGTGTGTCGATTGGTGTGTTTGGGAGTTACTGCGGGTCTATTAGACACCGGAATTCCTGAGCTCGCTACTGAGGGCACAGAGCTCAAACCCGTATTAGCACCTACGGTCGATGCCGATGCCTGGCTTGCAACAGATCTTCATGTTCGTTGGGCCATGCTGATCCAAGCTTGGTCTGGATCGTACTTCGGTGCGTGGTGCGTGGTTCGTCCGGTGAATTTGTTGCATGTAAATACATTCCTGCCTGCGCTACGGAAAACGAAGCAATTATTACTCTCGCAATTTGTTCGAGCGGGGAAAATGTCGCTTGATCAGGCATTAAGTATGGCTGGTTTTTATGCGCCTTTAGATGCTAGCAATATGCAGTATCCAAAAGAGGTTTTAGATGAGGCAGTGTGGTTGGGTGTGCTTGATGCGGATTTTTCCCCAACGCATATGGCTAAAGCACTTATCGAGGACCCCGCACAACTGGAGAAAGCAACGGCTTTAGCAACCCCTGCGACTGTGGATTATTTTATCGCTCAAGGGGATATGACAATTTTGGTGCCAGGTCCTTTAGAGCCAGTGATCCAGCGCAAACTTGAACTTTTGGCGGATCTTGAATCCCCCGGGTTGGCGAGTGTGTATCGGATTTCAGAAGGATCTTTGCAACGAGCATTAGATGCTGGTCTCGGCGCAGAGGACATTGCGTCGTTTTTGCGGGATTACATTAAAGGTGAAGTGCCGCAGGCAATTTCATATCTTTTGGCAGATTTAGGACGCCAGCATGGTGATCTTCGAGGTGGGAAAGCACTGAGCTATGTGCGGTGTCAGGATACTGATTTGCTAGAGCATGCGGTGTCTGTAACTCCAGAGCTACGGCTTATAGCACCAACTGTAGCTATTTCGCATTTGTCTCTGGGCTCTATTTTGGAGAGTTTGCAACGTGGTGGCTTCCGGCCAGTAGCTGAGGATGCACATGGTTTCACTATTGATATGCGCCCTAGCCCAACTCGATTGATATCTGGTACTACGGTACAATTAGCGCCGGAGCTACCAAAGATTGATGCAGCTGAGGTAATCGCTGAGCTTCGGCAAAATACAAATAAGGCGACCACTGAGAATTCTTCGCCCAATATTCTATCTACGCTGCAGGCAGCTGTACGTTCGAAGCGGAGGGTGACCCTGGGGTTCGTCGATAAGCATGGTGTGGCATCTGTACGGGTGGTGCAACCTATGTCAGTGACCGGCGGTCAGCTTGATGCATTGGAGCCTTTGACGGGGGCAATACATCGCTACCAGTTGCATCGCATTACGAGTGTAATTGTGGATAATTAG
- a CDS encoding solute symporter family protein, which translates to MNLSNQTLASAAVETGNPILNISIFVLFIVATMAIVIRATRQTSQKGSDFYTGGGSFNGWQNGLAISGDYLSAAAFLGVTGAIALYGYDGFLYSVGFLIALLVALVLVAEPLRNTGKFTMADVLSFRLKQRPVRTAAAISTLTISLFYLIAQMAGAGGLVALLLGISGKGAQSAVVAVVGILMIAYVLIGGMKGTTYVQMIKAVLLVGGSLIISLLAFWAIGGGFNAVLEAAVANHPQGDAVLNPGMKYGKSTLTKLDFISLGMALVFGTSGLPHVLMRFYTVPTAREARRSVTWTIAIVALFFLLTVVMGYAAAALVGPEQIQNAPGGVNSAVLLLSSKVGGTIFMACISAVAFATILAVVAGLAITASASVAHDLYNSVFRNGEATEEEQVRVSRITVVVIGILAIVLGIGAMGQNIAFLVALAFGIAASANLPTILFSLYWKKFNTTGALFSIYGGLLTSIILIIFSPAVSGSPTAMVPSADWAWFPLTNPSIIAIPAGFILGIIGTFIGKPDNFEKKAAEMEVRSLTGVGVEKAVSH; encoded by the coding sequence ATGAACCTCTCAAACCAGACACTTGCCAGCGCGGCCGTCGAAACTGGCAACCCGATTCTCAATATTTCAATCTTCGTTCTCTTTATTGTGGCCACTATGGCCATCGTGATTCGTGCTACCCGGCAGACCTCCCAAAAAGGTTCAGACTTCTACACCGGTGGCGGATCCTTTAATGGTTGGCAAAATGGTCTAGCCATCTCCGGCGATTACTTGTCTGCAGCGGCATTCCTAGGAGTCACTGGCGCCATCGCCCTCTACGGCTATGATGGATTCCTCTATTCAGTGGGCTTCCTTATCGCTCTTTTGGTCGCACTCGTGCTGGTAGCAGAGCCACTGCGAAATACCGGTAAATTCACTATGGCGGACGTACTTTCATTCCGCCTTAAGCAACGTCCAGTACGCACTGCAGCCGCTATTTCCACACTTACAATTTCTCTTTTCTATCTAATCGCACAAATGGCTGGTGCAGGTGGTCTCGTGGCACTGCTCCTAGGCATTTCCGGTAAAGGCGCGCAATCTGCAGTTGTAGCAGTCGTAGGTATTCTTATGATCGCCTACGTCCTTATCGGTGGTATGAAAGGCACCACCTACGTACAAATGATCAAAGCCGTTCTATTGGTTGGCGGTTCTCTAATTATTTCACTCCTGGCGTTCTGGGCAATCGGTGGCGGCTTTAACGCAGTCCTCGAAGCAGCTGTAGCCAACCACCCACAGGGTGATGCCGTTCTTAATCCGGGCATGAAGTACGGAAAGAGCACCTTAACCAAACTCGACTTTATCTCCCTTGGTATGGCACTGGTATTTGGTACCTCCGGTCTGCCACACGTACTTATGCGCTTCTACACTGTGCCTACCGCACGTGAAGCACGCCGCTCCGTAACCTGGACCATCGCAATCGTTGCACTCTTCTTCCTGCTCACTGTTGTTATGGGTTACGCTGCTGCAGCACTTGTTGGCCCAGAACAGATTCAAAACGCACCAGGTGGAGTAAACTCCGCTGTGCTCCTGCTTTCTTCTAAGGTCGGCGGCACAATCTTTATGGCATGTATCTCAGCCGTTGCCTTCGCAACAATCCTCGCAGTAGTAGCAGGCCTAGCGATTACCGCTTCCGCATCAGTAGCACACGACCTGTACAACTCTGTATTCCGAAACGGCGAAGCAACAGAAGAAGAACAGGTCCGGGTTTCTCGCATCACCGTAGTAGTTATCGGCATCCTCGCAATCGTCCTAGGCATTGGCGCAATGGGCCAAAACATTGCCTTCCTGGTCGCCCTCGCCTTCGGCATCGCAGCCTCCGCTAACCTACCTACCATCTTGTTCTCCCTCTACTGGAAGAAGTTCAACACCACAGGTGCTCTATTCTCCATCTATGGTGGCCTGCTTACCTCAATCATCCTGATCATCTTCTCCCCAGCAGTATCCGGTTCACCAACCGCAATGGTTCCATCAGCCGACTGGGCATGGTTCCCACTTACAAACCCATCCATTATCGCAATCCCAGCTGGCTTTATCCTGGGCATTATCGGTACTTTCATTGGAAAGCCTGATAACTTCGAAAAGAAAGCCGCCGAAATGGAAGTTCGCTCCCTTACCGGCGTCGGTGTGGAAAAAGCAGTTTCCCACTAG
- a CDS encoding DUF485 domain-containing protein produces the protein MTDPTRAKHVPTPEEFLEVSKSDEFAELRGTFRRFAFPMSVAFLAWYLGYIVTATFAVDFVQQPVWGAINVGMVMGLAQFATAGLVTWAYVRFADNKLDPATAAIRDKMESPR, from the coding sequence ATGACTGACCCCACACGTGCCAAGCACGTTCCCACCCCAGAGGAATTCCTCGAAGTCTCAAAGAGCGACGAATTCGCCGAACTTCGTGGCACTTTCCGCCGCTTCGCATTCCCGATGAGCGTGGCGTTCCTTGCCTGGTACCTCGGGTACATCGTTACAGCCACGTTCGCTGTAGATTTTGTGCAACAACCCGTCTGGGGTGCCATCAACGTAGGAATGGTTATGGGCCTCGCCCAATTCGCAACAGCTGGCCTTGTTACCTGGGCTTATGTTCGATTCGCCGATAACAAACTTGATCCTGCCACCGCCGCAATCCGCGACAAGATGGAGTCCCCTCGATGA
- a CDS encoding resuscitation-promoting factor Rpf1 domain-containing protein, producing MARHAARTSHPFAKLAATTAAFGTAATLMAPPAAAAPDSDWDRLAQCESGGNWAINTGNGYHGGLQFSPSTWNAYGGQQFATYAFQASREQQIAVAEKVLAGQGWGAWPSCSSRLGLSAGPTPRDHVGAAAAPIAAPAVHADPVAQFMANPTKAVYEAIKQALQNAGIPMPAAINDAYYAHFG from the coding sequence ATGGCCCGACATGCAGCCCGCACTTCGCACCCGTTTGCCAAGCTTGCCGCAACTACCGCAGCGTTTGGCACCGCAGCCACATTGATGGCACCGCCAGCTGCCGCTGCCCCAGACTCCGACTGGGACCGCCTTGCACAATGTGAATCAGGCGGCAACTGGGCAATCAACACCGGCAATGGCTATCACGGTGGCCTCCAGTTCTCACCATCAACCTGGAACGCTTACGGTGGCCAGCAGTTCGCAACGTACGCATTCCAAGCCTCCCGCGAACAACAAATCGCGGTTGCCGAAAAAGTACTCGCTGGTCAAGGTTGGGGAGCATGGCCTTCCTGTTCATCACGCCTCGGCCTGAGCGCTGGTCCGACACCTCGTGATCACGTTGGCGCAGCCGCCGCCCCCATTGCCGCCCCCGCTGTACACGCAGATCCAGTAGCGCAATTCATGGCAAATCCGACCAAAGCTGTCTACGAAGCAATCAAACAAGCTCTTCAAAACGCAGGCATTCCAATGCCTGCAGCTATTAACGATGCCTACTACGCGCACTTCGGATAA
- a CDS encoding cold-shock protein: MPIGKVKWYDAERGFGFVTNPGEEDCFVSKQVLPEGVTELYPGQRIEFDFAAGRKGPQALRVKILEQPRVSRKPHHKYKPEQLHGMILDMVTILEQKVQPDLRAGRFPDRKSGKQVAEILRAVAKELDA; this comes from the coding sequence ATGCCGATCGGAAAAGTGAAGTGGTATGACGCCGAACGGGGCTTTGGGTTTGTTACAAATCCTGGCGAGGAGGATTGCTTTGTTAGTAAGCAGGTTCTCCCTGAGGGTGTGACGGAGCTTTATCCTGGCCAGCGAATCGAGTTTGATTTCGCAGCGGGCCGAAAAGGGCCTCAGGCACTTCGCGTGAAAATCCTGGAGCAACCCCGTGTTTCCCGCAAGCCACACCATAAGTACAAGCCTGAGCAGTTACACGGCATGATTTTGGATATGGTGACTATTTTGGAGCAAAAGGTGCAGCCTGATTTGCGGGCCGGGAGGTTTCCGGACCGTAAGTCTGGTAAGCAGGTTGCGGAGATTTTGAGGGCTGTCGCCAAGGAGCTTGATGCCTAG
- a CDS encoding DUF2771 domain-containing protein — protein MATKRNRANLQQFIILIIAVVLVVAASIGFQTWWNNRPGTQPHDVTLKATSGGQEITVPPFSVCEIGTTCEGEEVPELKLQDSLHITLPKEIYDHDWRLLKIYDDPEANHEEFYTGHEKTEVDIAATTDAGAKLTVVEVSTALIGTNPNGEESPYAVVWSIKLNQE, from the coding sequence ATGGCTACGAAACGGAACCGCGCAAACCTTCAGCAATTTATTATCCTCATTATCGCAGTAGTGCTAGTTGTAGCGGCTTCCATCGGATTCCAAACATGGTGGAATAACCGTCCTGGTACCCAGCCTCACGATGTCACGCTGAAAGCAACCAGTGGCGGTCAAGAAATCACCGTCCCACCCTTTAGCGTTTGTGAAATCGGCACCACTTGTGAAGGTGAAGAAGTCCCCGAGCTAAAACTCCAAGACTCCCTCCATATCACATTGCCAAAAGAGATTTATGATCACGATTGGCGACTACTAAAAATCTATGACGATCCCGAAGCAAACCATGAAGAGTTCTACACCGGACACGAAAAAACCGAAGTCGACATCGCAGCAACCACCGACGCCGGCGCAAAACTTACCGTCGTAGAAGTATCCACCGCTCTTATTGGCACCAACCCCAATGGGGAAGAATCCCCCTACGCGGTTGTCTGGTCCATCAAACTCAACCAGGAGTAA
- a CDS encoding glutaminyl-peptide cyclotransferase, with amino-acid sequence MALRFRFLCSTVYALGALSACTTEASPPSEQLNLEIVATHPFDDRYFTQGLEMVGDQLLIGTGLEGESRILYRTLHGTESQSKDLDPEYFGEGVTRTENAVWQLTWRHGTAIKRDVDTLEETGRATYSGEGWGLCSFPDRLIMSDGTSQLRELDPETFVELHRVQVTHNGEPIDALNELECVDDSIYANRFLTNEIVRIDATTGTVTGTIDASGIDSGAAPDRNNVLNGIAHIPGTDRFYITGKRWPKLFEVRFQPAR; translated from the coding sequence ATGGCCCTCCGTTTTAGGTTTCTTTGTTCCACTGTCTATGCTCTCGGCGCGCTGAGCGCCTGCACCACCGAAGCCTCCCCACCGTCCGAACAACTCAACCTTGAAATTGTGGCCACACACCCATTTGATGATCGGTACTTTACGCAAGGCCTCGAAATGGTTGGCGATCAGCTTTTGATTGGTACCGGTCTGGAGGGGGAAAGCCGGATTCTGTACCGCACACTCCATGGCACCGAATCGCAGAGTAAAGACTTGGACCCAGAATATTTTGGTGAGGGAGTTACTCGCACCGAAAACGCCGTGTGGCAACTCACATGGCGACATGGAACGGCCATAAAGCGCGACGTCGATACGCTCGAGGAAACTGGACGCGCAACCTACTCCGGCGAAGGTTGGGGTTTATGCTCGTTTCCAGATCGCCTCATTATGTCCGATGGCACTTCCCAATTGCGCGAACTCGACCCGGAAACTTTTGTGGAACTCCACCGCGTCCAAGTCACACATAATGGCGAACCTATTGACGCCCTAAACGAACTCGAATGCGTAGACGATTCCATCTATGCAAACCGCTTCCTCACCAATGAAATCGTGCGTATCGACGCCACCACCGGCACCGTTACCGGCACCATAGACGCCTCCGGCATCGACAGCGGCGCCGCACCCGACCGGAACAATGTTCTTAATGGCATTGCGCATATCCCCGGAACCGATCGCTTCTATATCACCGGAAAGCGTTGGCCAAAACTCTTCGAAGTGCGTTTCCAACCAGCACGATAA
- a CDS encoding DUF3027 domain-containing protein, which translates to MNDVPSRSRRNFLLDSKAIAVARTALEDFGEGEIGEHLRAISSGKHLVTHHFATKMQGYRGWEWQVVLACAPGTRRITVNELALLPGEGALRAPEWVPYIDRVQPGDLGPNDDLPPRSNDPRLADIEGPHTVKVPGSCSAKQLTRQGLDDARSRWQQGKFGPSSEFATRSKLQCADCAFYLPVGEPVGPRFGVCVNEYSADGRIVHSGYGCGAHTDTPPADILGQPIAIAFDDEKTIEV; encoded by the coding sequence ATGAACGACGTGCCATCTCGTAGTCGACGCAACTTCCTTTTAGATTCCAAAGCAATTGCAGTAGCCCGCACTGCTTTAGAAGATTTTGGCGAAGGGGAAATTGGCGAACATCTTCGCGCTATTAGTAGTGGAAAACATCTTGTAACCCATCATTTTGCAACGAAGATGCAAGGGTATCGGGGATGGGAATGGCAAGTCGTTTTGGCCTGCGCGCCAGGAACACGGCGTATTACCGTAAATGAGTTGGCCTTATTGCCGGGTGAGGGTGCGCTCCGGGCACCGGAATGGGTTCCGTATATTGATCGCGTTCAGCCAGGGGATTTGGGCCCAAATGATGATTTACCACCGCGAAGTAACGATCCTCGATTAGCGGATATTGAAGGCCCCCACACTGTAAAAGTGCCCGGCAGTTGTTCGGCGAAGCAATTGACCCGGCAAGGATTGGATGATGCCCGGAGCCGCTGGCAGCAAGGAAAATTTGGGCCATCGAGTGAGTTCGCAACTAGGTCCAAATTGCAGTGCGCCGATTGTGCATTCTATTTGCCGGTGGGTGAGCCGGTAGGGCCCCGCTTTGGGGTGTGCGTGAATGAGTATTCGGCAGATGGAAGAATCGTTCACTCGGGATATGGGTGTGGGGCACATACCGACACTCCACCAGCGGATATTCTTGGTCAGCCAATAGCAATTGCGTTCGACGACGAGAAAACTATCGAGGTGTAG
- a CDS encoding aminotransferase class IV → MRATSFRLVDGRVRNLTGHLQRLRLDEKQLAKVRTTLRNAGPGTYNPIIRATGSSVEVDIRPDRPIKPQIVLDAHPHQDQRLIPTVKGPDLGWLATRMDISRRRGCDEGLLAHNCKLIEAIHSAIIVFHNNTVLWSVHARALPSTTAAQILPLLQAHGYQLKPVNGYAMHQLRDGELWLANAFSGIRCVSAWMEYGALEPAHTGFAPDIAEANTWLWEQAEEV, encoded by the coding sequence ATGAGAGCCACGAGCTTTCGGCTTGTCGACGGCCGCGTCCGCAACCTCACCGGCCACCTTCAACGTTTACGACTCGACGAAAAGCAACTCGCAAAAGTCCGCACAACACTTCGCAATGCCGGTCCTGGCACTTATAACCCGATTATTCGAGCCACTGGTTCCTCTGTGGAGGTTGATATCCGGCCCGATCGACCCATAAAACCCCAAATCGTCCTTGATGCCCACCCTCACCAGGACCAGCGCCTTATCCCCACCGTCAAAGGCCCAGACTTAGGCTGGTTGGCCACCCGCATGGATATTTCTCGACGCCGCGGCTGCGATGAAGGTTTACTCGCCCATAACTGCAAACTTATTGAAGCGATTCATTCCGCCATTATCGTATTCCACAACAACACGGTCTTATGGAGTGTCCACGCACGTGCCCTCCCATCAACGACCGCAGCTCAAATTCTTCCCCTTCTGCAAGCACATGGTTACCAATTAAAACCTGTAAATGGCTATGCCATGCACCAACTCCGTGACGGCGAACTTTGGTTAGCAAATGCGTTTTCCGGCATTCGATGCGTTTCCGCATGGATGGAATACGGCGCACTCGAACCAGCACACACTGGTTTTGCGCCAGATATTGCTGAAGCGAATACGTGGTTATGGGAGCAAGCAGAAGAAGTGTAG